One genomic window of Sodaliphilus pleomorphus includes the following:
- a CDS encoding KilA-N domain-containing protein, which translates to MAKIKVENTEISVVSVQNEDYISLTDMAHSQMQEHIIFRWMSLKSTIEYLGEWEMLYNPNFNCTEFDTIKNAAGSNNFVLSVKAWIQRTGAIGIMAKAGRYGGTYAHRDIAYHFGMWISPRFQLLLVKEYQRLKADEQKQLSWSAKRELSKINYRIHTDAIKENLIPNEVTREQAAMKYADEADVLNIAMFGMTARQWREQNPDKKGNIRDYANINELICLSNMENLNAVFINDGMAQSERLIKLNQIAIQQMKILEDTGGRNLLK; encoded by the coding sequence ATGGCTAAGATAAAAGTTGAAAATACAGAAATATCTGTTGTTAGTGTGCAAAACGAGGATTATATCTCTTTGACAGATATGGCACATAGCCAAATGCAGGAACACATAATTTTCAGATGGATGAGCCTTAAAAGTACAATAGAATATCTCGGTGAATGGGAAATGCTATATAATCCGAATTTTAATTGTACCGAATTCGATACAATTAAAAATGCAGCAGGAAGCAACAACTTCGTGCTTTCTGTAAAGGCATGGATTCAAAGAACAGGTGCAATAGGCATCATGGCAAAAGCTGGCCGATATGGTGGAACTTATGCTCATCGAGACATTGCGTACCACTTTGGAATGTGGATTAGTCCTCGTTTCCAACTTTTGTTGGTAAAAGAGTATCAACGTCTTAAAGCTGATGAGCAGAAACAATTGTCATGGTCTGCTAAACGTGAATTGTCAAAGATAAACTATCGTATTCACACAGATGCAATCAAGGAAAATCTTATTCCAAACGAGGTGACACGTGAACAAGCAGCTATGAAGTATGCCGATGAAGCCGATGTTCTCAACATAGCTATGTTTGGTATGACGGCAAGGCAATGGCGTGAACAGAATCCCGATAAGAAAGGTAACATTCGTGATTATGCCAATATAAATGAGCTAATCTGCTTATCGAACATGGAGAATCTAAATGCTGTGTTTATTAACGATGGTATGGCACAATCTGAACGGCTCATCAAACTGAATCAGATTGCTATCCAACAAATGAAAATCCTCGAAGATACTGGAGGCAGAAATTTATTGAAGTAA